The following proteins come from a genomic window of Vanessa tameamea isolate UH-Manoa-2023 chromosome 6, ilVanTame1 primary haplotype, whole genome shotgun sequence:
- the LOC113393198 gene encoding alaserpin-like: MKLYITLCLFSLAMTTMADKTNLDQVLHDGSKQFTAKMFYEVAKANKERSIVLSAYSVMPPLAQLALASVGESHDEILNAIGMPNDDISKAAFSSITSKLRSIKGVTLQTANKIYIGKDLELNKKFAAVARESFDSETESIDFLQREEAAKKVNAWVEDHTNHRIKDLVDPKQLTVDTRALLVNAIYFKGTWKKAFDENETRPKEFHLSKEEAVYVPTMHSKGQYKYTDNQELKAQILEISYEGDETSFVMVLPHEIDGINDLEEKLRDPSALDKAMNHLKETEVEVYLPKFKIETTTDLKKTLEKIHLKKMFTPGLAKLEKLIENRGDLYIDSAVQKAFIEINEAGAEAAAANGEWNIIYV; this comes from the exons ATGAAGCTGTACATAACATTATGTT TGTTTTCTCTCGCTATGACAACTATGGCAGACAAAACGAATCTCGACCAAGTACTCCACGATGGCAGCAAGCAATTTACCGCGAAAATGTTTTAC GAAGTAGCAAAAGCTAATAAAGAGAGAAGCATCGTCCTATCGGCGTACTCTGTGATGCCGCCTCTTGCGCAGCTGGCTCTGGCTTCAGTCGGTGAATCGCATGATGAAATTCTTAATGCCATTGGAATGCCTAATGATGATAtc TCCAAGGCCGCTTTTTCATCAATCACTTCGAAATTACGTTCAATAAAAGGCGTAACGTTGCAGAcagccaataaaatatatattggaaaagatctagaattaaacaaaaaatttgctGCAGTCGCCCGAGAATCATTTGATTCGGAAACAGAGAGCATTGATTTCTTGCAGAGAGAAGAAGCTGCTAAAAAAGTCAACGCTTGG GTGGAAGATCATACAAATCATCGTATAAAGGATTTGGTTGATCCAAAGCAACTTACCGTGGACACTCGAGCTCTTTTAGTCAACGCAATTTACTTTAAG GGTACATGGAAAAAAGCTTTTGACGAAAATGAAACTAGACCAAAAGAATTTCATTTATCTAAAGAGGAAGCAGTTTATGTACCTACCATGCATAGCAAAGGTCAATACAAATACACAGATAACCAAGAACTTAAAGCACAA atTCTCGAAATTTCATACGAAGGAGATGAAACGTCATTCGTCATGGTATTACCACATGAAATAGATGGCATTAATGACTTAGAAGAGAAACTCAGAGATCCATCAGCTCTTGACAAAGCTATGAATCATTTGAAAGAGACGGAAGTTGAAGTATATCTCCCCAAGTTCAAAATTGAAACAACtacggatttaaaaaaaactttagaaaaa ATACATCTTAAAAAGATGTTTACTCCAGGATTAGCTAAATTAGAGAAGCTTATTGAAAACCGAGGCGACTTATACATAGATTCAGCTGTACAGAAAGCCTTCATCGAAATTAATGAAGCAGGTGCAGAAGCAGCGGCTGCGAACGGTGAGTggaatattatatacgtataa